One window of Tepidanaerobacter acetatoxydans Re1 genomic DNA carries:
- a CDS encoding spore maturation protein codes for MTSEMLGESFSWFIPGLIFIVVLYGHIKGVRIFEVFIEGAQEGFIMAVKLIPYLIGIYVSVGIFRESGAVDILVKLLSPILKVIKAPTDALLLSIIRSLSGPAALSMTMEIFDTHGPDSFIGRLASTMLGSSDTTFYIIAVYFGSVGIRKTRYSVLLGLLADFASFVASVYIVRKVFL; via the coding sequence TTGACCTCTGAAATGTTGGGAGAAAGTTTTTCATGGTTTATACCGGGCTTGATTTTTATAGTGGTTTTATATGGGCACATAAAAGGAGTCAGAATATTTGAAGTTTTTATCGAAGGAGCTCAAGAAGGATTTATAATGGCTGTAAAACTTATACCTTACCTTATTGGGATATATGTTTCCGTAGGAATCTTTAGAGAGTCGGGGGCTGTTGATATCCTTGTAAAACTCTTATCGCCCATTTTAAAAGTAATAAAGGCCCCGACAGATGCTCTGCTTTTATCTATAATTCGCAGTCTTTCGGGGCCTGCAGCACTAAGCATGACGATGGAAATCTTTGATACACACGGTCCTGATTCGTTTATTGGAAGATTAGCATCAACAATGCTTGGTTCGAGTGATACCACATTTTATATAATAGCAGTATACTTTGGTTCAGTAGGTATACGAAAAACAAGATATTCGGTTTTATTAGGTTTGCTTGCTGATTTTGCAAGTTTTGTGGCTTCGGTTTACATAGTTAGAAAAGTTTTTTTGTAA
- a CDS encoding nucleoside recognition domain-containing protein codes for MNHIFSFFILGGIAAAAVSGKIDIVTTAAMTAAGSAVQRAIALIGIVGLWMGIARVAEKSGLIDRLSHVIAPLFSWLFPSIPKNHPALGCILMNLSANILGFGNAATPFGLKAMQELQKLNNDPDTASEAMCTFLAINTSSVTLIPTTLIALRASAGSKNPSEIVGTVLFATTCSTITAIISDMIIRNLYRRRKYN; via the coding sequence GGGAAAATTGATATTGTTACAACTGCTGCTATGACAGCAGCAGGCAGTGCGGTTCAAAGAGCCATAGCTCTTATTGGTATTGTCGGTTTATGGATGGGTATAGCAAGAGTAGCAGAAAAATCCGGTCTTATAGATAGACTCAGTCATGTAATAGCACCGCTTTTTAGCTGGCTTTTTCCGTCTATACCTAAAAACCATCCGGCATTAGGCTGTATTTTAATGAATTTAAGTGCCAATATACTGGGATTTGGAAATGCGGCAACCCCCTTCGGTCTAAAAGCTATGCAAGAACTACAAAAACTCAATAATGACCCTGATACCGCATCTGAGGCTATGTGCACATTTTTGGCAATCAATACTTCAAGCGTTACTTTAATTCCTACAACATTAATAGCATTAAGGGCATCGGCCGGGTCTAAAAATCCATCGGAAATAGTAGGGACTGTTCTGTTTGCCACTACTTGTTCTACTATTACGGCTATTATAAGTGATATGATAATTCGAAATCTATACCGGAGGAGGAAATATAATTGA